One part of the Eubalaena glacialis isolate mEubGla1 chromosome 19, mEubGla1.1.hap2.+ XY, whole genome shotgun sequence genome encodes these proteins:
- the LOC133080628 gene encoding uncharacterized protein LOC133080628 gives MADQLFQRKPWDHEQLRPDPDSDSEGLFDKPPPEEPPAVRRPKSAWAAGRKAGRRTGGRAQGARPGQPPKAAARPQPQEEAPPLHEGCYLDHFPHLSIFIYAAIAFSITSCIFTYIHLQLA, from the coding sequence ATGGCTGACCAACTATTTCAGCGCAAACCCTGGGACCACGAGCAGCTTCGCCCGGACCCCGACTCTGACTCCGAAGGCCTGTTTGACAAGCCGCCTCCAGAAGAGCCCCCCGCTGTCCGCCGGCCCAAGTCGGCGTGGGCCGCGGGCAGGAAGGCCGGTCGGCGCACTGGTGGGAGGGCGCAGGGGGCCCGCCCTGGGCAGCCCCCCAAGGCCGCGGCGcgcccccagccccaggaggAGGCGCCTCCGCTGCACGAGGGCTGCTATCTCGACCATTTTCCGCACCTCTCCATCTTTATCTACGCGGCCATCGCCTTCTCCATCACCTCCTGCATCTTTACCTATATCCATTTACAGCTTGCCTGA